One Peterkaempfera bronchialis DNA window includes the following coding sequences:
- a CDS encoding NAD(P)/FAD-dependent oxidoreductase, translating into MAGAQTAAALRQQGWTGRLTLLGDEPHPPYDRPPLSKDVLLGKADSTAFDLDWAALDVELLTGRRALRLDGAARTVHTDAGPVGYDRLVAATGATAVPLPGTQGVPGVHLLRTADDALALRTALRPGVRVVIVGAGWIGAETATAARQLGCAVTVVEAADQPLAGALPADLGRLTRDWYAAAGVELRTGAAVASVEPGAVHLADATRLAADVVVVGIGARPATGWLHGSGVDLDGGGAVLADARLRTTLPGVHAVGDCASFPSARFATRLTVQHWDNAMLGARTVAADLLGPDAPPYDPVPYFWSEQFGRMVQYTGHHPSADRLLWRGTPEDASWTVLWLRGDVPVALLAVDRPRDLVQGRRLIERSTPVDPAAAADPGTPLKSAAR; encoded by the coding sequence ATGGCCGGTGCCCAGACCGCCGCCGCCCTGCGGCAGCAGGGCTGGACCGGCAGGCTGACGCTGCTCGGCGACGAGCCGCACCCCCCGTACGACCGGCCGCCGCTCTCCAAGGACGTGCTGCTCGGCAAGGCCGACTCCACCGCCTTCGACCTCGACTGGGCCGCCCTGGACGTGGAACTGCTCACCGGCCGCCGCGCCCTGCGGCTGGACGGCGCCGCCCGCACCGTCCACACCGACGCCGGGCCGGTCGGCTACGACCGGCTGGTGGCCGCCACCGGCGCCACCGCCGTACCGCTGCCCGGCACCCAGGGCGTCCCCGGCGTCCACCTGCTGCGCACCGCCGACGACGCGCTGGCGCTGCGTACGGCGCTCCGCCCCGGCGTCCGCGTGGTGATCGTCGGCGCCGGCTGGATCGGCGCCGAGACCGCCACCGCCGCCCGGCAGCTCGGCTGCGCCGTCACCGTGGTCGAGGCCGCCGACCAGCCGCTGGCCGGAGCCCTCCCCGCCGACCTCGGCCGGCTCACCCGCGACTGGTACGCCGCCGCCGGGGTCGAGCTGCGCACCGGCGCGGCCGTCGCCTCGGTGGAGCCCGGCGCGGTGCACCTCGCCGACGCCACCCGGCTGGCCGCCGACGTGGTGGTGGTCGGCATCGGGGCCCGCCCCGCCACCGGCTGGCTGCACGGCTCCGGGGTGGACCTGGACGGCGGCGGCGCGGTACTCGCCGACGCCCGGCTGCGCACCACCCTGCCCGGGGTGCACGCGGTCGGCGACTGCGCCTCCTTCCCCTCCGCCCGCTTCGCCACCCGGCTGACCGTCCAGCACTGGGACAACGCCATGCTCGGCGCCCGCACCGTCGCCGCCGACCTGCTCGGCCCCGATGCGCCGCCCTACGACCCGGTGCCGTACTTCTGGTCCGAGCAGTTCGGCCGGATGGTCCAGTACACCGGACACCACCCGTCCGCCGACCGGCTGCTCTGGCGCGGCACCCCCGAGGACGCCTCCTGGACGGTGCTCTGGCTGCGCGGCGACGTCCCGGTGGCCCTGCTCGCCGTGGACCGGCCGCGCGACCTCGTCCAGGGCAGGCGGCTGATCGAGCGCTCCACCCCGGTCGACCCGGCCGCCGCTGCGGACCCGGGCACCCCGCTGAAGTCGGCCGCCCGCTGA
- a CDS encoding ABC transporter substrate-binding protein gives MRASRLATATALVAALTITATACGGGGSSSGSPKTLTYWASNQGASLDNDKQVLEPELRKFEKQTGIKVKLEVVPWSDLLNRILAATASGQGPDVLNIGNTWSASLQATGALLPWDDAAFAKIGGKDRFVPATIASAGAPGQDPAAVPLYSLAYALYYNKKLFQQAGIAAPPTTWDELVADGKKLTKDGHYGLAVEGGNLSENIHNTFVLGKQHGADFFDASGKPQFDTPEAVAAVKQYIDFIAKDKIAAPGNAEYAANQSLTDFATGKAGMLMWQAAGSNLKSHGMSPDDYGVAPVPFQTASPSGDTAVNSMVAGINLAVFKNTKNKDGALDFVKFMTSDAEQKILNSTYGSLPPVTSAQGDPAFGTPDLKVLSQVLSTSAAPLPQVAQESQYETLVGTAVKNLFAAAAAGKPITDETVKAELTKAQQQMPAS, from the coding sequence ATGCGTGCCTCCAGGCTTGCCACCGCCACCGCCCTCGTCGCCGCCCTCACCATCACGGCCACCGCCTGCGGAGGCGGCGGAAGCAGCTCCGGCAGCCCCAAGACGCTCACCTACTGGGCGAGCAACCAGGGCGCCAGCCTCGACAACGACAAGCAGGTCCTGGAGCCGGAGCTCAGAAAGTTCGAGAAGCAGACCGGCATCAAGGTCAAGCTGGAGGTCGTCCCCTGGTCCGACCTGCTCAACCGCATCCTGGCCGCCACCGCCTCCGGCCAGGGCCCGGACGTGCTCAACATCGGCAACACCTGGTCCGCCTCGCTCCAGGCCACCGGGGCCCTGCTGCCCTGGGACGACGCCGCCTTCGCCAAGATCGGCGGCAAGGACCGCTTCGTCCCGGCGACCATCGCCTCGGCCGGCGCGCCCGGCCAGGACCCGGCGGCGGTGCCGCTCTACTCGCTGGCGTACGCGCTCTACTACAACAAGAAGCTGTTCCAGCAGGCCGGCATCGCGGCCCCGCCCACCACCTGGGACGAGCTGGTCGCCGACGGGAAGAAGCTCACCAAGGACGGCCACTACGGCCTGGCGGTCGAGGGCGGCAACCTCTCCGAGAACATCCACAACACCTTCGTCCTCGGCAAGCAGCACGGCGCCGACTTCTTCGACGCCTCCGGCAAGCCGCAGTTCGACACCCCCGAAGCGGTGGCCGCCGTCAAGCAGTACATCGACTTCATCGCCAAGGACAAGATCGCGGCCCCCGGCAACGCCGAGTACGCCGCCAACCAGTCGCTCACCGACTTCGCCACCGGCAAGGCCGGGATGCTGATGTGGCAGGCGGCCGGCAGCAACCTGAAGTCCCACGGCATGTCGCCCGACGACTACGGGGTGGCCCCGGTCCCCTTCCAGACCGCCTCGCCCTCCGGCGACACCGCCGTCAACTCCATGGTGGCCGGCATCAACCTGGCCGTCTTCAAGAACACCAAGAACAAGGACGGCGCCCTGGACTTCGTGAAGTTCATGACCAGCGACGCCGAGCAGAAGATCCTCAACTCCACCTACGGCTCGCTGCCGCCGGTCACGTCCGCGCAGGGCGACCCGGCCTTCGGCACCCCGGACCTCAAGGTGCTCTCCCAGGTGCTCTCCACCAGCGCCGCGCCGCTGCCGCAGGTCGCCCAGGAGAGCCAGTACGAGACCCTGGTGGGCACCGCCGTCAAGAACCTCTTCGCCGCCGCGGCGGCCGGCAAGCCGATCACCGACGAGACCGTCAAGGCCGAACTCACCAAGGCCCAGCAGCAGATGCCGGCGTCCTGA
- a CDS encoding carbohydrate ABC transporter permease, whose product MRERLRRVGLPYLLLIPALILELLIHVLPMVVGALMSFKELTQFYIQDWTGAPWKGLGNYRMAVDFNAPVGKALLHSFWVTCCFTVLSVGLSWLVGTVAAVLMQDSFRGRGLLRTLFLVPYALPVYAAVITWSFMFQRDTGLVNHVLHDQLHLTSDRPFWLIGGNSFTALVVVSVWRSWPFAFLTLTAGLQNIPRELYEAAAMDGAGVWQQIRKITLPSLRPVNQVLVLVLFLWTFNDFNTPYVLFGKSAPEAADLISIHIYQSSFVTWNFGSGSAMSVLLLLFLLLVTAVYLLLTSRRKGADA is encoded by the coding sequence GTGCGTGAACGACTGCGCCGAGTCGGCCTGCCCTATCTGCTCCTGATACCCGCCCTGATCCTGGAACTGCTCATCCATGTGCTGCCGATGGTCGTCGGCGCCCTGATGAGCTTCAAGGAGCTCACCCAGTTCTACATCCAGGACTGGACCGGAGCCCCTTGGAAGGGACTGGGCAACTACCGGATGGCGGTGGACTTCAACGCCCCGGTGGGCAAGGCGCTGCTGCACTCCTTCTGGGTGACCTGCTGCTTCACGGTGCTCTCGGTGGGCCTGTCCTGGCTGGTGGGGACGGTCGCGGCCGTCCTCATGCAGGACTCCTTCCGGGGCCGGGGCCTGCTGCGGACGCTCTTCCTGGTGCCGTACGCGCTGCCGGTCTACGCCGCCGTGATCACCTGGTCGTTCATGTTCCAGCGGGACACCGGCCTGGTGAACCATGTGCTCCACGACCAGCTGCACCTCACCTCCGACCGGCCGTTCTGGCTGATCGGCGGCAACAGCTTCACCGCGCTGGTGGTCGTCTCGGTCTGGCGGTCCTGGCCGTTCGCGTTCCTCACGCTGACGGCCGGGCTCCAGAACATCCCGCGCGAGCTCTACGAGGCGGCGGCGATGGACGGGGCGGGGGTCTGGCAGCAGATCCGCAAGATCACCCTGCCGTCGCTGCGCCCCGTCAACCAGGTGCTGGTGCTGGTGCTCTTCCTGTGGACGTTCAACGACTTCAACACGCCGTATGTGCTCTTCGGGAAGTCCGCGCCGGAAGCCGCCGACCTGATCTCCATCCACATCTACCAATCCTCCTTCGTCACCTGGAACTTCGGCTCGGGCTCGGCCATGTCGGTGCTGCTGCTGCTGTTCCTGCTGCTGGTGACGGCGGTCTACCTGCTCCTCACCTCCCGCCGGAAGGGCGCCGATGCATAG